ACCGAGCTGCGGCTCTATCTGCTCGACCTCAAGGCTGACACTACCCGTATGATGGAGAGCTTTGCCGAGGGTGCGATGTCAGACCCGAACTTTCTCACCAATTTTGACCCCACGGCGATGCTGGAGCAGTCCACGAGCCCTGCTCAAGTCGCCAACGTGGCAGAATTGCAGACGACGATGGCGGTAGTACAGGCCTTTGTCGAGCTGGTGATGGCCCAGATCGGCCCTTCAGTCTTTGGGAGCACGACCTGGATCGAAGGGATGAATCAGTACCTCGACGAGGACCCGGCCCGGTCGGTGATGGCATCGGTCTTTGGGGTCACGTTGGCGGAAGTGCGGGCGCGCGCTGAGCGCTTTGCGGGTGAAGTCGATGGCACCGAGGACGATATCGCGGCCCTCGTCGCTGCGCTCCATGATGCATCCCTCTTCCCTAGCCCAGATGAGCTCGACGATCCCAATCTGTGGCGGCTACGGCGCTCAGTCGACAGCTGATCATGACGAGCGGCGTTGAGCGATGGATCTGATCGGCTGGTGAACTCCTAGCTTGGTCGTGGTGCCGGCTGTGGCCCCTGCACCGATCCTTGATTGGAAGCCGGGGGCTCCTCAAGAGTAGAATCGGCGTATGGCTGAGAAATTGACCCTCGATGCGCAGGGCAAATTGGTAGTTCCTAACGACGTCGTATTGCCCTACATTGAGGGCGACGGGACGGGTATTGATATTTGGCCGGCAGCCCAGCACGTCTTTGATACCGCGCTCGCAAAACATGGGCAGCGCGTCTCCTGGAAAGAGGTGCTTGCGGGAGAGAAGGCCTACCGTGAGACGGGCGAGTGGTTGCCCGAGGCGACGATTGAAGCGTTCCGGGACTATCGCGTTGGCATTAAGGGTCCATTGACGACGCCGGTCGGTGGTGGGATCCGCTCTCTCAATGTCGCCATTCGCCAGATCATGGATCTCTACGTATGTCTTCGTCCGGTCCGTTGGTTTCGGGGCGTCCCTTCACCGGTGCGTCGCCCGGAGTTGGTGGATATGGTGATCTTTCGGGAGAATACCGAGGATGTCTATGCTGGTCTTGAGGTGGCAGAGGGTACCCCCGAGGCAGCCAAACTCCGTGAATTTCTTCACGACAGCTTCGGTTGGGAGATTCGAAGTGACTCCGGCATAGGAATTAAGCCGATCTCGAAGACTGGCTCACAGCGACTGATCAGGGCGGCACTGAACTATGCGCTCGAGCACCATCGTCGTAGTGTCACGCTGGTGCATAAAGGCAATATTCAAAAGTTTACCGAGGGAGCTTTTCGCTCCTGGGGTTACGAACTCGTCAAAGAGGAGTTCGCTGACCGTGCGGTGAGTTGGGAGGAGTGTCACGGAGATTCTGGGGACCGCCTGTTGGTCAAAGATGCTATCGCTGACAATGCGCTCCAACAGGTCCTCACGCGGGCGGATGAGTTTGATGTGATCGCAACGATGAATCTCAACGGAGACTACCTCTCTGACGCGCTGGCGGCACAGGTCGGCGGGATTGGCATTGCCCCAGGAGGCAACATCAATTATGTGACCGGGCATGGGGTCTTTGAGGCGACTCATGGGACCGCTCCCAAGTATGCGGGGCAAGACAAGGTGAATCCAGGATCCGTGATCCTCTCGGGGGTGATGATGTTCGAGTATCTCGGTCTCCAGGAGGTGGCTGATGCGATCACCCGTGCTCTTGAGGAGACCATTGCGGCCAAGATCGTCACCTACGACTTTGCCCGTCTCATGGAGGGCGCCACTGAGGTCTCGTGTTCGGAGTTCGGCCATGCGATCGCGGAACGTATCTAGAGGACACTGAATCTGGTCCGAGGCACATCGGATTGTCGGCCGACAGTGACCGGTCAGGATTGATTAAGCATGTTGATGAGAAAGGAAATGAAGAGATGAAAAGTCCAGTCAAGGTCGCGGTTACGGGCGCGGCGGGACAAATTAGTTACTCGTTGTTGTTTCGGATTGCGGCTGGTGATGTCTTTGGTGCTGATGTGCCAGTGGAGCTGCGGTTGATTGAGATCGACCCAGCGATGCGCGCCCTTGAGGGTGTGGTGATGGAACTCGATGACTGTGCGTTCCCGAATCTTGTCAATATTGTGAGCACGAGCGACCTAAAGGTGGGCTTTGATGGCGTGAGTTGGGCCTTGTTGATTGGATCGGTTCCGCGTAAACAAGGTATGGAGCGGCGAGATCTACTCGGCATCAACGGCGGGATCTTCAAACCACAGGGCCAGGCGATCGCCGCTTCGGCGGCGAATGACGTCCGTGTTGTGGTGGTGGGCAACCCCTGCAACACGAACTGTCTCATCGCGAGAGAGAACGGCAAGGATGTTCCGGCGGATCGATGGTTCTCAATGATGCGGCTCGATCAGAATCGTGCAATGACGCAGCTGGCAAGAAAGGCTGACAAGCCGGTGACGTCGGTGACCAAGATGGCAGTCTGGGGTAACCACTCTGCGACACAGTTCCCGGACTATTACCATGCCGAGATCGATGGCACCGAGGTGACAAAGGTGATCAGTGACCACGCCTGGCTCAATGGTGAGTTCATCACGACCGTGCAAAAGCGTGGAGCAGCGATCATCGAAGCTCGGGGAGCCTCGTCTGCAGCGTCTGCAGCCAATGCGGTGATCGATACGGTTCGCTCGATCGCCACCCCGACGCCGGCGAACGATTGGTTTTCAGTCGGAGTGATGTCGCACGGAGAGTACGGGATTCCCGAGGGTCTCCAGTTCGGATTCCCGATCCGTTCGGATGGAAACTCCTGGGAAGTCGTCACAGGACTCGATCACAACGAGGCCGCTCAGGACGCGATCGCCACGACGAGGGACGAGCTGTTGGGCGAACGATCAGAGGTCACCGAACTGCTCCCTTGAGCGATCCACGCACCCCGCCAGTTTGACCCCGCCAGTTTGACTCTGTTGGGTGGCTGCGCGTTGTGGTCGTCATTTCCTGGGCCAGAGTGTGGTTTTCACGAACATGCGTCGGGTGGAGAACGTCAACGCAACGGATGACGCTGTGGTCGATGGTAAGCGGCCAAGCGTTGTTCGAGGGTACGCGAGGGTGAGTTGACCCACCGTGTTAGAACCCAGACGTCCTGGTGTCAATGAACCTTCCTTGTGCCAGTTCGTCACTCCTTCGATGGAGTCGGTTAGGACCGATGCTGCCGAGGCCGGCTTCTTGCCTGTGCGTTACGTTGATGAATGACGTCGTTGGGTCGGTCTTCCCTCGATGGCTTGCTGTTGCAGTTATTGTGCTAAACTGATCGTTGTTCGACGATAAGCGATGTACTTCACGTCATCGAGATCGTGGGCTGATGATGAAGGAGGTAGCAGTAGTGGCAATCGTTGAGGTTTTTGATCCCGCAATGTGCTGTTCGACAGGTGTCTGTGGGCCAAGTGTTGACCCGGCACTATCGACTTTTGCAGCTGACCTGACCTGGCTTGGTGGTCAAGGGGTGACGGTGGTTCGATACAACCTCTCACAGGAGCCCGGCAGTTTTGTGGAGAACTCGGTGATTCAAGCGTTGCTCGCCAAGGAGGGTGAGGGGGCATTACCGGCAGTCGTTGTCGCCGGAGAGCTGCTCTCCTATGGACGCTACCCGACGCGCGATGAGTTGGTCACTTGGTCGCTCCGTGCCCTCTCCGGGCAGGGTCCAACGGCTACGGTCCAGGCTGAGGTAGGTGCCGCAACGGATGCTGGCTGTTGTGGTGGGGCCGACTCGACACTCGTGCAGATGGGTGCAACGAGTGCCCAAGGAACGGAACCGAACGGATCCGGTTGTTGTGGCTAACCGACCAGCGATTCTCTCTGGCTTATTGAGTGCGCCCCCACGCTTTCTCTTCTTCACCGGGAAGGGCGGTGTCGGCAAGACTTCAACGGCGGCGGCGACCGCGGTGGCCTTGGCCGATCAGGGGCGACGGGTACTTTTGGTCTCGACAGATCCGGCATCGAACCTTGATGAGGTGCTCGAGACGACTCTTGGATCGACCCCTCATGGCGTGCTCCCTGGCTTGGATGCGATGAATATCGATCCCGTTGCGAGCGCGGCGGCCTACCGTGAGCGGGTCGTCGGTCCGTACCGGGGGCTTCTTCCTGACTCCGCTGTCAAGAGCATTGAGGAACAACTATCAGGGGCGTGCACGGTTGAGATCGCTGCCTTCGATGAGTTCACCTCGTTGCTGGCCGAGCCTCGTGCAACCGAGCAGTACGACCATGTCC
Above is a window of Ferrimicrobium sp. DNA encoding:
- the icd gene encoding NADP-dependent isocitrate dehydrogenase; its protein translation is MAEKLTLDAQGKLVVPNDVVLPYIEGDGTGIDIWPAAQHVFDTALAKHGQRVSWKEVLAGEKAYRETGEWLPEATIEAFRDYRVGIKGPLTTPVGGGIRSLNVAIRQIMDLYVCLRPVRWFRGVPSPVRRPELVDMVIFRENTEDVYAGLEVAEGTPEAAKLREFLHDSFGWEIRSDSGIGIKPISKTGSQRLIRAALNYALEHHRRSVTLVHKGNIQKFTEGAFRSWGYELVKEEFADRAVSWEECHGDSGDRLLVKDAIADNALQQVLTRADEFDVIATMNLNGDYLSDALAAQVGGIGIAPGGNINYVTGHGVFEATHGTAPKYAGQDKVNPGSVILSGVMMFEYLGLQEVADAITRALEETIAAKIVTYDFARLMEGATEVSCSEFGHAIAERI
- a CDS encoding malate dehydrogenase, giving the protein MKSPVKVAVTGAAGQISYSLLFRIAAGDVFGADVPVELRLIEIDPAMRALEGVVMELDDCAFPNLVNIVSTSDLKVGFDGVSWALLIGSVPRKQGMERRDLLGINGGIFKPQGQAIAASAANDVRVVVVGNPCNTNCLIARENGKDVPADRWFSMMRLDQNRAMTQLARKADKPVTSVTKMAVWGNHSATQFPDYYHAEIDGTEVTKVISDHAWLNGEFITTVQKRGAAIIEARGASSAASAANAVIDTVRSIATPTPANDWFSVGVMSHGEYGIPEGLQFGFPIRSDGNSWEVVTGLDHNEAAQDAIATTRDELLGERSEVTELLP
- the arsD gene encoding arsenite efflux transporter metallochaperone ArsD, which translates into the protein MAIVEVFDPAMCCSTGVCGPSVDPALSTFAADLTWLGGQGVTVVRYNLSQEPGSFVENSVIQALLAKEGEGALPAVVVAGELLSYGRYPTRDELVTWSLRALSGQGPTATVQAEVGAATDAGCCGGADSTLVQMGATSAQGTEPNGSGCCG